The following proteins come from a genomic window of Montipora foliosa isolate CH-2021 chromosome 2, ASM3666993v2, whole genome shotgun sequence:
- the LOC137991229 gene encoding uncharacterized protein — MQITLLDTNLQLVVEEITKLQTLGAKQLEKATYVENQSRRNNVRIEGIVEESGESWESMEGKVKEMFTEKLQLHSPPAIERAHRTGKGKKPDGTPKPRTVVCKLYDWKEREAILKAARRIKPHGIHIYEDLAEETMAKRRELLPKLKRAKEEGKITYFSYDKLVIKDRPSGASYSPGSRSI, encoded by the coding sequence ATGCAGATTACTTTGCTTGATACGAATTTACAATTAGTGGTTGAGGAGATCACCAAGCTCCAAACACTTGGCGCAAAGCAGCTCGAGAAAGCGACTTACGTCGAAAATCAAAGTCGTAGAAATAACGTCCGTATTGAAGGCATAGTAGAGGAGTCGGGCGAAAGTTGGGAGAGCATGGAAGGCAAAGTGAAGGAGATGTTTACTGAGAAGCTGCAACTGCACTCACCTCCTGCAATTGAGCGTGCACATCGAACCGGAAAAGGCAAGAAACCTGATGGTACACCAAAACCGAGAACAGTCGTATGTAAGCTCTATGATTGGAAGGAAAGAGAGGCGATTCTTAAAGCAGCTAGAAGAATCAAGCCTCATGGAATCCATATTTATGAAGATCTTGCTGAGGAAACAATGGCGAAGCGAAGagaacttcttccaaaattaaaaCGAGCAAAGGAGGAGGGCAAGATTACTTACTTTTCCTATGATAAACTGGTCATCAAGGACAGACCATCTGGCGCCAGTTATTCTCCCGGTAGTCGTAGTATCTAA